In one Acidobacteriota bacterium genomic region, the following are encoded:
- a CDS encoding MarR family transcriptional regulator: MSGSGHLPDSSFPAEEPIERRLATALAKIGIALRHGAWQEGFAEDLSPTQGQVLTLLHRRPGASLSQLADVLAVRPATASEAVRVLVEKGLVEKSRDPHDRRTLRLALTREGAQKAGRVAGWPDFLERALGDLVLDEQQVMMRAFQRIIVQLQERGEIPLAHMCASCVHFRPQVHASSDRPHHCAFVDAAMSDGDLRFECADHELAEAPRLAQVRELLANPH; encoded by the coding sequence ATGTCCGGCAGCGGTCACCTCCCCGACTCTTCCTTTCCCGCCGAGGAGCCTATCGAGCGGCGGTTGGCGACGGCGCTCGCCAAGATCGGGATCGCTCTGCGCCATGGCGCCTGGCAGGAAGGCTTCGCCGAGGATCTCAGTCCCACCCAGGGCCAGGTTCTGACCCTCCTGCACCGGCGTCCGGGAGCGTCCCTTTCGCAGCTCGCCGACGTCCTGGCGGTGCGTCCGGCGACCGCCTCGGAGGCGGTCCGGGTGCTGGTGGAGAAGGGCTTGGTGGAGAAGTCGCGCGATCCGCACGATCGCCGCACCTTGCGGCTGGCCTTGACCCGGGAGGGAGCGCAGAAGGCCGGTCGTGTAGCCGGCTGGCCGGACTTCCTTGAGCGCGCCCTCGGCGATCTGGTACTCGACGAGCAGCAGGTGATGATGCGGGCCTTTCAGCGCATCATCGTTCAGCTGCAAGAGCGTGGCGAAATCCCCCTGGCTCACATGTGCGCGAGCTGTGTGCATTTTCGGCCGCAGGTCCATGCCAGTTCCGATCGGCCGCACCATTGCGCCTTCGTCGATGCCGCCATGAGCGACGGCGACCTGCGCTTCGAATGCGCAGACCATGAGCTCGCCGAGGCGCCTCGGCTGGCGCAAGTTCGCGAGCTTTTGGCCAACCCTCATTAG